The region CGTTCGGGGCTGTTGCTGGCCGCGTTGTTCATGTCCTTTGCCGCCCAGGCGGCGATTCCGGTAAAAGTAGTGGTGGTCGCCATGTTCGAAAATGGTGAGCTGACGGGAGACGAGCCGGGGGAATACCAGTTCTGGATTGAACGTCTGAAGCTCGAGAAAGTGGACTTTCCCCTTGGAGCTCACGATCTGCATGTCAACGACGACGGTGTGCTCGCGATCTGCACCGGCGGTGGTGTGACCAACGCCACCGCGTCCATCATGGCGCTGGGTCTGGATGATCGTTTCGATCTGTCCAATGCCTATTGGGTGATTGCGGGTATTGGCGGTGGAGATCCGCTGGATGTATCGCTGGGCACGGGGGTATGGGCCAAACACGTAGTGGATGGCGATCTTCTCTACGAGATTGACGGTCGGGAAATTCCCGACAGCTGGGATTATGGCCTGATTCCACTGGGTGCCAAAGAGCCCAATCAGGTATCCACCGGTTGGACGGTGGATACCATCTCCTACGATCTGAATTCGTCCCTGGTGGATTGGGCCTACGAATTGACCAAGGACCATCCGGTGGCGGACACGCCTGGGCTCAAAAGCTTCCGGGAACAGTATGAAGGCTACCCCAATGCGCAAAGACCCCCTTTCGTTACCATAGGCGATACGCTGGGGGCCAGCACCTATTGGCACGGTGAGTTGCTCAACAAATGGGCCAATGATTGGGTCAAGCTGCATGCGGGTGATGATGCCAATATGGTCACCACCAATATGGAAGACAACGGCACACTGACCGCGCTGCACCGACTGGCAAAAACCGGCCGCGTGGATACTGATCGGGTGTTGGTACTTCGCACTGTCAGTAACTTCAGTCTGCAGCCGCCGGATAAAACAGCGGCCTGGAGCACCACCGCGCCTTATCCGGATGACAGTCTGCCGGCTTATGAAGCGGCTTTCGGCCTGGGCAATCGCGTCGTGCAGACGCTGTTGAAGGGATGGGACACCTACAAGGACAAAATTCCGGGAGCGCTTTAGCGCATTCTGATCGGGGTCGCGCATGCGGCCCCTTCAATGGGTCTTTGTCGACGTCAGTAAGGCCGCTTTGTCGCGAAGACGTTGAGCTGCCCGCGTATGCTCGGCAATAATCCGGTCGATATCATTGCCAATCAGCTCGCCAGCCTTCACTTTCCAGCGGCCTCCCACCATGACGAAGTCCGCTCGATGAGCCCCGCACAACAGCAGTGCCGCAACTGGGTCCCCGTGCCCGGAGAACCGTGGTTCCTCCAGACGAAACAGTGCCAGGTCGGCCTGTTGTCCTTTTGCCAGCGTCCCCAGTTCCGGTCTCTGCAACAGGGCCGCGCCGCCGCTGGTCGCCATGGTTAACGCATCCAGGTGGCTGCATCCCGCTGCGCCGTAAGTCAGCTTCTGCATCAGCATGGCCAGGCGCGCCTCCTGAATCATGTTGGAGCCATCGTTGGAGGCCGAGCCGTCTACCCCCAAGCCCAAGCGCACCCCAGCGTGGCGCATCTCCTGCGCCCGGCATTGGCCCGAGCCCAGCAGCATGTTAGAGCTGGGGCAGTGGCATACGCCCACCCCGCTACCCGCCAGACGTTGAATTTCGCTGTCGTTGAAATGAATACCATGGGCGAGCCAGACGCGCTCGTTCAGCCAGCCCACGCTGTCCAGATAGTCCACCGGTCGCTGATTGAAGCGATTCAGGCAGAACTGGTTCTCGTCTTCGGTTTCCCCAAGGTGGGTGTGCAGCAGCACATCTTTCTCGACTGCCAGTTGGGCACTCTCACGCATCAGATCCGGAGTCACTGAAAACGGCGAGCAAGGCGCCAGAGCAATTCTGCAAAAGGACTCGGGGCGTCGGTCGTGGTAGCGGTCAACCAGTCGCCGGCTTTCACTCAGAATGCTTGCCTCGGTTTCCACCAGGAAGTCCGGTGGCAGCCCCCCTGCTGATTTGCCAAGGCTCATGGAACCGCGTGTCAGCGTGACCCGCATGCCGATGCTGTGTGCGGCCGATACCTGAGTATCAATGGCGCGGGGCAATAGCGTGCTGAACACGTAATGATGATCAGCAGCGGTGGTACAGCCGGACATCAATAGCTCGGCCAATGCCAGTCGGGTTGATGCGTAAATGGCATCGTCGTCAAGGTTCATCCACACCGGGTAGAGCGTCTGGAGCCAGTCGAACAGACCTTTGTTCAGTGCGGGGGGAAAGGCCCGGGTCAGGGTTTGGTAAAAATGATGGTGGCAGTTGATCAGGCCGGGAAACAGCACATGGTTCGAGGCATCGAATGCCTGATCGTAGGCGGTGGCGGGCTCCCGGCCTTTCGCCACCAGCTCGACGATGTGGTTGTCTCGCACCACCAACCCGTTGTCGGCATTCTCCCCTGTGCCGGTCCAGCATGCCAGCGGGTGGCGCAGCCATAGAACACTCACGAC is a window of Marinimicrobium sp. C6131 DNA encoding:
- a CDS encoding purine-nucleoside phosphorylase — encoded protein: MKTLILRSGLLLAALFMSFAAQAAIPVKVVVVAMFENGELTGDEPGEYQFWIERLKLEKVDFPLGAHDLHVNDDGVLAICTGGGVTNATASIMALGLDDRFDLSNAYWVIAGIGGGDPLDVSLGTGVWAKHVVDGDLLYEIDGREIPDSWDYGLIPLGAKEPNQVSTGWTVDTISYDLNSSLVDWAYELTKDHPVADTPGLKSFREQYEGYPNAQRPPFVTIGDTLGASTYWHGELLNKWANDWVKLHAGDDANMVTTNMEDNGTLTALHRLAKTGRVDTDRVLVLRTVSNFSLQPPDKTAAWSTTAPYPDDSLPAYEAAFGLGNRVVQTLLKGWDTYKDKIPGAL
- a CDS encoding 8-oxoguanine deaminase, coding for MSVLWLRHPLACWTGTGENADNGLVVRDNHIVELVAKGREPATAYDQAFDASNHVLFPGLINCHHHFYQTLTRAFPPALNKGLFDWLQTLYPVWMNLDDDAIYASTRLALAELLMSGCTTAADHHYVFSTLLPRAIDTQVSAAHSIGMRVTLTRGSMSLGKSAGGLPPDFLVETEASILSESRRLVDRYHDRRPESFCRIALAPCSPFSVTPDLMRESAQLAVEKDVLLHTHLGETEDENQFCLNRFNQRPVDYLDSVGWLNERVWLAHGIHFNDSEIQRLAGSGVGVCHCPSSNMLLGSGQCRAQEMRHAGVRLGLGVDGSASNDGSNMIQEARLAMLMQKLTYGAAGCSHLDALTMATSGGAALLQRPELGTLAKGQQADLALFRLEEPRFSGHGDPVAALLLCGAHRADFVMVGGRWKVKAGELIGNDIDRIIAEHTRAAQRLRDKAALLTSTKTH